A single genomic interval of Rubripirellula reticaptiva harbors:
- a CDS encoding Dabb family protein yields the protein MKRFYRNLICLSASLVAVSLGMGTGVQAADGDSNDGKVLRHAVFFSFKESSSKEDIAKVVEAFEALPSKIDSITDFKWGTNNSPEGLDDGFTHAFVLTFADEAGRAKYLPHPAHAEFGGVLRPHMNDVFVIDYWGNESNVDLEKELKHAVFFKFKSDASAADIKTIEEAFAALPSKIDTIKAYEWGVNNSPEKHDDGFTHAFMVTFDSEEGRAAYLPHADHMAFVEILKPILEKPRVIDFWVQ from the coding sequence ATGAAACGTTTCTACCGCAATTTGATCTGTCTGTCCGCCTCGCTCGTCGCGGTATCGCTAGGCATGGGAACAGGTGTGCAGGCCGCAGACGGTGATTCAAACGACGGCAAAGTGCTGCGTCACGCGGTGTTCTTTTCGTTCAAAGAATCGTCGTCGAAAGAAGACATTGCGAAAGTGGTCGAAGCTTTCGAGGCTTTGCCGTCAAAGATCGATTCGATCACCGATTTTAAGTGGGGCACCAACAACAGCCCCGAGGGTCTGGACGACGGGTTCACGCATGCATTCGTGTTGACCTTTGCCGACGAAGCGGGCCGAGCAAAGTACTTGCCCCATCCAGCACATGCGGAATTCGGTGGCGTGTTGCGTCCGCATATGAACGACGTTTTCGTGATCGATTACTGGGGAAACGAATCGAACGTTGACCTAGAAAAGGAACTCAAGCACGCCGTTTTCTTCAAATTCAAATCCGACGCATCAGCGGCTGATATCAAGACCATCGAAGAAGCGTTCGCTGCGCTGCCGTCAAAGATTGACACGATCAAGGCGTATGAGTGGGGTGTGAACAATAGCCCTGAAAAGCATGACGACGGATTCACTCACGCCTTCATGGTAACGTTCGACAGCGAAGAAGGCCGTGCAGCCTATCTTCCACACGCCGATCACATGGCGTTCGTCGAAATCTTAAAGCCCATTCTCGAAAAGCCTCGTGTGATTGACTTCTGGGTCCAGTAA
- a CDS encoding outer membrane protein assembly factor BamB family protein yields the protein MVLGAVIAAVGLPLALGSDKARAQGFLRPISGAQSGRFIEPPRAIEQQLKDAEQSLLEKRYSDAVVVLGDLLARDAQQMDESDLTGQDFFLGTEDAGAGSVVGTSLLRAARDMIGKLPSAAMETYELRYGAIAKKLLTEASENRDWEKVRLVRRKYFHTAAGYQASWLLAQHEMHLGHPMAASILLEDVVSTKRGIDQLGVGVVVLHASACQLAGRSVSEISAGEAKINGASKTIPTGDEQSAWLAQLSRVLPEFVSKDSDEYPMFGGTPSRNGGSAGQVPLTNLRWMLSTAASPRQERSLREIADELAIGGKLPPPSWSPVRVGSQLLMRTTERLVGVDYRTGKRLWTYPWQSAYETVEEEDIVFDELSGEGNANSLLTQRVWNDVPYGQVTSDGERVFMLDDLGEVEMMSFSPMINLRGTRPADTSTNTLVALEMATEGKLLWRLGAGSEDGSSLSDAFFLGPPLPVDGRLYVMVEIAGDINLCCLDPATGSELWRQHLVAVESGGIDTDPIRRVAGAVPTYHEGVLICPTGAGATVAVDLGDRMLRWGTMYERNAEMIRSINGRGPGVEASRLMQRWDNGTAIADGQAVLVTPVEADRLFGFNLLTGKPLFTEKARVQMRYLAGIRDGRFFVVGGNQVHAFSLEDNGMAVWSAREILSAGQQIAGRGVFGKNTYLVPTTTNQLVELSLKDGSVVTKRNTRYPLGNLVAVDGEVIVQGPTSVSVAFGEATLEPIVNRMLKANPEDFEAIVRKSELLLQRNQRREALEMLGRARQMQPDNDEVQMLSVSAMLGLLRDDADVDSTIIESLEELIDRPAQRVELLSLRIRAAMTSKDYVDAAKRLIDFSRLLIDEPSLESVSDQVINDQARQCTLDSWLAARSHEILVAAAPEQLSQINELMSQAAASRTEATTNSLVRLDHHFRMFEGFSRVKDELLSRHRSAGDHLLFERTILGTHVPTLDEVSTWPRRDSLRLIQSYARAGFGKDVLALIDAVGDEAAAEVDDDYTDSAVVEALPVDLDEVRDLARNSVVKTDWPKKVSMTWDSAQIRTRFDTNNQRVSKTQTLAGLEFIGWQLISDGASPLSLRDPYGMARPLPVEFTRQSDDVDKEAQVTGGAMVVLMPTGLTMIDLYHVKSNDGESVRWQRSLSGDGGPIANRRSDSTPFGGQVIHYNIKSASASSVVPEFALGPVLGDRVLMLQGGDLIALDLMTKESMWRNSTAPKSGVVVSDGHRLAVVSSATSEIMFFDLLDGAKKETKPWIYGDAWESIGANVLSYRKLGDGDGDRYELTLVNALSGKVLLREETPSSNPSADTGVSAQGKIISGRYLAMMRSSGETLIWDLAEGREIGRPKLPAFENLQGLHAMMLEDQMILLPKRRVERPRTQSVEQLQTADGAAHQTTHGVFAVSMTDGALRWGKEFDKPWGCTLTQADATPMLLLTRSPFTYSVPSRKKSLDILALDVRDGEEVAEKLGKPILSGNNELETRLTVQSPLQRVLAQVGPELLLFKYGEVEQGDGADGSAIQPDEVSAEKED from the coding sequence ATGGTGTTGGGTGCTGTGATTGCGGCAGTAGGTTTGCCGCTGGCACTGGGGAGTGACAAAGCTCGGGCCCAGGGTTTTCTTCGCCCGATATCGGGTGCTCAATCAGGACGATTTATCGAACCGCCGCGGGCGATCGAGCAGCAGTTGAAGGACGCCGAGCAGTCATTGCTGGAGAAACGTTACAGCGATGCGGTGGTGGTACTGGGGGATCTGCTTGCGCGAGACGCTCAGCAAATGGACGAGTCGGATTTGACGGGTCAGGATTTCTTTCTTGGCACCGAAGACGCAGGCGCCGGTTCCGTGGTTGGCACGAGTTTGTTGCGGGCTGCGCGTGACATGATCGGCAAGCTGCCGTCGGCCGCGATGGAAACGTACGAGTTGCGATACGGTGCGATTGCCAAGAAGCTTCTTACTGAAGCGAGTGAGAACCGAGATTGGGAGAAAGTACGCCTCGTTCGGCGGAAGTACTTTCATACCGCGGCGGGATATCAGGCGTCATGGTTGTTAGCTCAGCATGAAATGCATCTTGGGCACCCCATGGCTGCGTCGATTTTGTTGGAAGATGTTGTTTCGACCAAACGTGGAATCGATCAGCTTGGTGTTGGTGTCGTGGTGCTGCACGCGTCGGCGTGTCAGTTGGCAGGGCGATCGGTATCAGAGATTTCAGCCGGCGAAGCAAAGATCAACGGTGCTTCCAAAACCATTCCAACCGGCGACGAGCAATCGGCTTGGTTGGCTCAGTTGTCGCGTGTGTTGCCAGAATTCGTCTCGAAGGATTCGGATGAGTATCCGATGTTTGGGGGGACGCCGAGCCGAAACGGTGGATCGGCGGGCCAAGTTCCGCTGACCAATTTGCGATGGATGCTTAGCACCGCCGCGAGCCCGCGTCAGGAGCGATCACTACGAGAGATCGCCGACGAGTTAGCCATTGGTGGAAAACTGCCGCCACCGTCTTGGAGCCCCGTTCGTGTTGGCAGTCAGTTGTTGATGCGAACGACTGAGCGATTGGTTGGCGTTGACTATCGAACGGGCAAACGATTGTGGACTTATCCCTGGCAGTCGGCCTACGAAACGGTAGAAGAAGAGGACATCGTGTTCGATGAACTATCGGGTGAAGGCAATGCTAACAGTTTGCTGACTCAGCGAGTTTGGAATGATGTTCCCTACGGCCAGGTCACCAGTGACGGCGAACGCGTCTTCATGCTGGATGACTTGGGCGAAGTCGAGATGATGTCGTTCAGTCCAATGATCAATTTGCGAGGCACTCGCCCGGCCGATACCAGTACGAATACTTTGGTCGCGCTCGAGATGGCGACCGAGGGCAAGTTGTTGTGGCGATTGGGAGCAGGGTCGGAAGACGGTTCGTCGTTGTCGGACGCGTTTTTCTTGGGCCCTCCCCTGCCGGTGGATGGGCGTTTGTATGTGATGGTGGAAATCGCTGGTGACATCAATTTGTGCTGTTTGGATCCGGCGACGGGCAGCGAGTTGTGGCGGCAGCACTTGGTCGCCGTTGAATCCGGCGGCATCGACACCGATCCAATTCGACGAGTCGCTGGTGCGGTGCCGACGTACCACGAAGGCGTTCTGATTTGTCCAACCGGCGCCGGCGCAACCGTCGCGGTCGACTTGGGCGATCGGATGCTGCGTTGGGGGACGATGTACGAGCGTAACGCCGAGATGATCCGTTCGATCAATGGTCGCGGCCCGGGGGTTGAAGCTAGTCGATTGATGCAGCGTTGGGACAATGGGACTGCGATTGCCGATGGCCAGGCTGTCTTGGTGACGCCGGTCGAAGCGGATCGGTTATTCGGTTTCAATTTGCTGACGGGCAAGCCTTTGTTTACTGAAAAGGCTCGCGTGCAGATGCGTTACTTGGCTGGCATTCGAGATGGCCGGTTTTTTGTCGTCGGCGGAAACCAAGTCCACGCGTTTAGTTTGGAAGACAACGGCATGGCAGTGTGGAGTGCCCGCGAAATTTTGTCCGCGGGCCAGCAAATTGCCGGACGCGGTGTCTTTGGCAAGAACACCTATCTGGTGCCAACGACAACGAACCAATTGGTCGAACTGTCATTGAAAGATGGTTCGGTTGTCACAAAACGGAACACTCGTTATCCGCTGGGGAATTTGGTTGCAGTTGACGGCGAAGTGATTGTGCAGGGCCCGACCTCTGTTTCGGTTGCGTTTGGCGAGGCAACGTTGGAACCGATCGTCAATCGGATGTTGAAAGCGAACCCCGAGGATTTTGAAGCGATTGTGCGGAAGTCTGAATTGCTTTTGCAACGCAACCAACGCCGCGAGGCATTGGAAATGCTCGGTCGTGCTCGTCAGATGCAGCCTGATAACGACGAGGTTCAAATGTTGAGCGTTTCGGCAATGCTGGGACTGCTGCGCGATGACGCTGATGTTGATTCGACGATCATTGAATCGTTGGAAGAATTGATCGATCGTCCGGCTCAACGTGTTGAGTTGTTGTCGCTGCGGATCCGCGCGGCGATGACGAGCAAGGATTATGTGGACGCGGCGAAACGTCTGATTGATTTTTCGCGTCTGTTGATCGATGAACCGTCACTTGAATCTGTCTCGGACCAAGTCATCAACGATCAAGCTCGCCAGTGCACGCTGGATAGTTGGTTGGCGGCTCGATCTCATGAAATCTTAGTCGCAGCCGCACCCGAGCAGTTAAGCCAGATCAATGAGTTGATGTCACAAGCGGCCGCATCACGGACCGAAGCGACAACGAACTCACTTGTCCGTTTGGATCATCATTTTCGCATGTTCGAAGGCTTTTCGCGGGTCAAGGACGAATTGTTGAGTCGTCATCGTTCGGCAGGTGACCACTTGCTGTTCGAAAGAACGATCTTGGGGACGCACGTGCCGACACTGGATGAAGTCAGTACCTGGCCCCGACGAGATTCATTGCGACTGATTCAGTCTTACGCGCGAGCTGGTTTTGGTAAAGATGTGTTGGCGTTGATCGATGCAGTTGGCGACGAAGCGGCGGCAGAAGTGGATGACGACTATACCGATTCAGCGGTTGTCGAAGCATTGCCGGTTGATCTTGACGAAGTTCGCGATTTGGCGCGAAACAGCGTTGTGAAAACAGATTGGCCCAAAAAAGTCTCGATGACCTGGGACTCGGCTCAAATCCGTACTCGCTTTGACACCAACAATCAGCGTGTTTCGAAAACTCAGACTCTCGCTGGTTTAGAATTCATCGGTTGGCAACTGATCAGCGACGGTGCCAGTCCGTTGTCGCTTCGCGATCCCTATGGAATGGCGAGGCCTCTGCCGGTTGAATTCACGCGCCAAAGCGACGATGTGGACAAGGAAGCGCAGGTCACTGGTGGCGCCATGGTAGTTTTGATGCCAACAGGTTTGACGATGATCGATTTGTATCATGTCAAATCGAACGATGGCGAATCGGTCCGCTGGCAACGCAGTCTGTCGGGCGATGGTGGTCCGATCGCGAACCGACGCAGTGATTCAACACCCTTTGGTGGTCAGGTGATTCACTACAACATCAAGTCGGCGTCAGCATCCAGCGTCGTTCCCGAGTTCGCGCTCGGCCCGGTTCTGGGTGATCGTGTGTTGATGTTGCAGGGTGGCGATTTGATTGCGCTCGACCTGATGACCAAAGAATCAATGTGGCGCAATTCGACGGCACCAAAAAGTGGAGTCGTGGTTAGCGATGGACATAGATTGGCGGTGGTTTCATCGGCGACCTCCGAGATCATGTTCTTTGACCTACTGGATGGCGCGAAGAAAGAAACCAAGCCGTGGATCTATGGCGATGCTTGGGAGTCGATCGGCGCGAACGTATTGAGTTATCGCAAGTTAGGCGATGGTGATGGCGATCGCTACGAATTGACATTGGTGAATGCGTTATCCGGCAAAGTCTTGCTTCGCGAAGAAACGCCATCGAGTAACCCGAGTGCAGACACCGGCGTTTCGGCGCAAGGCAAGATCATCAGCGGTCGTTACTTGGCGATGATGCGCAGCAGCGGTGAGACGTTGATTTGGGATCTCGCCGAAGGACGCGAAATTGGTCGGCCAAAGTTGCCTGCTTTCGAAAATCTGCAGGGACTTCATGCGATGATGCTTGAGGATCAAATGATTCTGTTGCCGAAACGACGAGTCGAGCGTCCGCGAACTCAATCTGTCGAACAGTTACAAACGGCGGATGGAGCGGCCCACCAAACGACGCATGGTGTTTTTGCGGTTTCGATGACCGACGGGGCTCTGCGTTGGGGCAAAGAATTTGACAAGCCTTGGGGCTGCACGCTGACGCAAGCTGACGCAACACCAATGCTGTTGTTGACCCGCAGCCCGTTCACCTATTCGGTCCCTAGTCGCAAAAAATCCTTAGATATACTTGCGCTAGACGTTCGCGACGGAGAAGAAGTTGCCGAGAAATTGGGCAAGCCGATTTTGTCGGGGAATAACGAATTGGAAACTCGTTTGACTGTTCAATCGCCGTTGCAGCGTGTGTTGGCACAGGTCGGGCCCGAATTATTGCTGTTCAAATACGGAGAAGTCGAACAAGGCGATGGGGCGGATGGTTCGGCGATCCAGCCGGACGAGGTGTCCGCGGAAAAAGAGGACTAG
- a CDS encoding alpha/beta hydrolase has translation MAVPFRWSAIRQCVLIMGVIVSSCFADQVSAEDPVSMRLWSGPAPSETTIALGTPRQGPPSKGPAITRIEQITAPTIDVFPASDPNGTAVLILPGGGFGYVVTDLEGSEAATFLNPLGVSVFVLRYRTGDNQKEDVWKKPVQDAQRAIRTIRSNAAKWSIDPDKVGVLGFSAGGQAAAFLLTAENALYESADEFDDANWHPNFGILVYPWRMLDESGSLKPGINVSESTPKTILIHTHDDPGADSLGSVQFYTQLKKHKVDAELHIYRTGGHGYGTRKRADSVIHQWPTLVSDWLRLHELSR, from the coding sequence ATGGCGGTTCCATTTCGTTGGTCAGCGATCCGGCAATGTGTCTTGATCATGGGAGTGATTGTTTCGAGTTGTTTTGCCGATCAAGTGTCTGCCGAAGATCCGGTTTCGATGCGACTGTGGTCGGGGCCGGCGCCATCGGAAACAACGATCGCGTTGGGAACACCTCGCCAGGGTCCGCCCAGCAAGGGGCCTGCGATTACTCGGATTGAGCAGATTACGGCACCTACGATTGATGTCTTTCCGGCATCCGATCCAAACGGCACGGCCGTGCTTATTTTGCCTGGCGGTGGTTTTGGGTATGTCGTCACGGATTTGGAAGGCAGCGAGGCAGCGACGTTCTTGAATCCGCTTGGCGTTTCGGTCTTTGTGCTTCGCTATCGGACGGGTGACAATCAAAAAGAAGACGTTTGGAAAAAGCCGGTCCAAGATGCTCAGCGAGCGATCCGGACGATTCGCAGTAATGCGGCTAAGTGGTCAATTGATCCAGACAAGGTCGGCGTGCTCGGGTTTTCGGCTGGCGGACAAGCGGCTGCTTTCCTGTTGACGGCCGAAAATGCGTTGTACGAGTCAGCAGATGAATTCGACGATGCAAACTGGCATCCGAATTTCGGCATCCTGGTTTATCCATGGCGAATGCTTGACGAATCGGGAAGCTTGAAACCTGGCATCAACGTAAGCGAGTCGACGCCCAAGACGATCCTGATTCATACGCACGACGATCCAGGGGCTGACTCGTTAGGCAGCGTGCAGTTCTATACGCAGTTGAAAAAGCACAAGGTCGATGCGGAACTGCATATCTATCGAACGGGCGGGCACGGTTACGGAACTCGCAAACGAGCCGACAGCGTGATCCACCAATGGCCGACACTGGTTAGCGATTGGTTGCGACTGCACGAGTTGTCGCGATAG
- a CDS encoding nucleotide pyrophosphohydrolase: MSDSPSTLPLSIQEAQHQVDQWIRTIGVRYFNEMTNLAQLVEEVGEVARILSRTCGEQSSKPGESPGELSDELADVLFVTICLANQSGIDLTEALRRNLDKKTKRDAIRHKTNPKLN, translated from the coding sequence ATGAGCGATTCACCCAGCACCCTGCCACTTTCAATTCAGGAAGCACAACACCAAGTTGATCAGTGGATTCGAACGATTGGCGTGCGCTATTTCAACGAGATGACGAACCTTGCGCAGCTCGTCGAAGAGGTTGGCGAGGTCGCGCGAATCTTGTCGCGAACTTGTGGCGAACAATCGTCCAAACCCGGTGAATCGCCGGGCGAATTGTCGGACGAACTAGCCGATGTGCTGTTTGTCACCATTTGCCTGGCCAATCAATCCGGCATCGACTTGACGGAAGCCCTGCGCCGAAACCTGGACAAAAAGACCAAAAGAGACGCGATTCGTCATAAAACGAACCCCAAACTGAATTAA
- a CDS encoding ribonuclease H family protein yields MLLIATDEAGYGPKLGPLVIAATVWQIPGDGLEHQAIDALFAQLRKPAKIGATKIRVDDSKSIFKPGTGLASLHAVVSASHHACGRRERSLQEMLPRIAADDLLSIKATPWLHGLSDAEFLDVAQTSEWLSAWQSTGIRLVDVQSRIITAAKFNEACADGANKADLLSESTIGLAKLVMDRNVGDETDVAIYCDRHGGRRYYSGVLGHVFADAAVQVIVEAKQHSAYRMTDRGKTIEIAFTVKGDSFTPVALASMHAKYLRERMMESLNGYFAGLHPQGKVLVPTAGYPVDADRFLADIAATIHHQKIDPSKLIRSR; encoded by the coding sequence ATGTTGTTGATCGCTACTGACGAGGCTGGTTACGGGCCCAAGCTTGGTCCGCTGGTGATCGCCGCGACGGTTTGGCAGATTCCTGGTGACGGTCTGGAACACCAAGCGATCGATGCGTTATTTGCACAGCTTCGCAAACCCGCCAAGATCGGCGCGACGAAAATCCGAGTGGATGATTCGAAATCCATTTTCAAGCCCGGGACCGGGCTTGCTTCGTTGCACGCGGTGGTCAGTGCCAGTCATCACGCATGCGGTCGCCGCGAACGTTCATTGCAAGAAATGTTGCCGCGGATTGCTGCCGATGACTTGCTGTCAATCAAAGCCACGCCTTGGTTGCACGGATTGTCGGACGCCGAATTTTTGGATGTCGCCCAGACATCCGAATGGTTGTCGGCATGGCAATCAACGGGGATCCGCTTGGTTGATGTGCAATCGCGAATAATCACAGCGGCGAAGTTCAACGAAGCCTGCGCGGACGGAGCCAACAAAGCCGATTTGTTGTCCGAATCAACGATTGGATTGGCAAAGTTGGTGATGGACCGAAATGTCGGCGACGAAACGGACGTTGCGATTTACTGTGACCGGCACGGCGGACGCCGGTATTATAGCGGCGTGCTGGGGCATGTCTTTGCCGATGCCGCGGTCCAAGTGATCGTCGAAGCGAAGCAGCACAGTGCCTATCGGATGACCGACCGCGGTAAGACGATCGAAATCGCGTTCACGGTCAAGGGAGACTCGTTTACGCCGGTTGCCCTGGCTTCGATGCACGCCAAGTATCTGCGTGAACGGATGATGGAATCACTAAACGGATACTTTGCCGGGCTGCATCCCCAAGGGAAAGTGCTGGTGCCGACGGCCGGCTATCCCGTCGATGCGGATCGTTTTCTCGCGGATATTGCCGCCACGATTCATCATCAGAAAATCGATCCGAGTAAGCTGATTCGATCTCGCTGA
- a CDS encoding MaoC family dehydratase translates to MQISNQNDQLYLEDMRVGDRWMSDWREITADDVADFASLTGDHDPLHTPSAGGSPFGEPVAHGLLGLSVLAGLSSDHPCVATLALVGISDWQFEAPIFFGDRVQVSTEIEAIDQHGRRAGRVTWIRQLLNQQGRIVQRGRFVSLVATKARARRLSSQEETQRGTLPAR, encoded by the coding sequence TTGCAAATTTCCAACCAAAACGACCAGCTCTATCTTGAGGACATGCGTGTAGGCGATCGCTGGATGAGCGACTGGCGAGAAATCACGGCGGATGACGTCGCTGATTTTGCTAGCCTGACCGGCGATCACGATCCCCTGCATACTCCCTCGGCGGGCGGTTCACCATTTGGCGAACCTGTCGCCCATGGTTTGTTGGGACTCAGCGTTTTGGCGGGACTCAGTAGCGATCATCCTTGTGTCGCAACATTGGCGTTGGTTGGGATTTCAGATTGGCAGTTCGAGGCGCCGATTTTCTTCGGCGACCGAGTGCAAGTGTCGACCGAAATCGAAGCAATCGACCAGCATGGGCGTCGAGCTGGTCGGGTGACTTGGATCCGTCAATTGCTGAACCAACAGGGGCGGATTGTCCAACGAGGACGGTTTGTGTCATTGGTTGCCACCAAAGCGCGGGCGCGACGCTTGTCGAGCCAAGAAGAAACCCAGCGTGGAACACTGCCGGCTCGCTAA
- a CDS encoding FG-GAP repeat domain-containing protein, with the protein MRFPPAIVLLTGFLVSTTACDQASGQSPVASFSHRLLALDANEGISAGDVDGDGFTDLVAGRSWFRGGDGKSGGNWEPRPVRSIDDWNGYVESNGDYLFDVNGDGRLDVIAGSFLPSEVHWYQNPGDDALRLGKTWPKHLLVDTGNSANEGQLLQDIDGDGRPEWIVNSWKNDVPTVIWRLSDREKPNAENGGAMFDLVPHTLGEKGNGHGVAVGDISGDGRPDLLVGQGWYEQPADQPWSAPWTFHADWKLHSSLPMLVVDLDKDGDGDLIFGNGHDFGLFWWQNDGIQGTGDDRKIAWTPHEIDKSYSQPHSLAWADITGDGNPELITGKRYFAHNGKDPGGNEMPCMYYYDWNANEKTFTRHTIEEGHVGTGLQIVTADLNGDAKTDLAVAGKSGTYLLLAQ; encoded by the coding sequence ATGCGTTTCCCTCCCGCAATCGTTCTTTTGACTGGCTTCCTTGTATCCACGACCGCGTGCGATCAAGCGTCCGGCCAATCCCCAGTGGCAAGTTTTTCCCACCGTTTGCTGGCTCTCGACGCGAACGAAGGCATCTCAGCCGGTGATGTCGACGGAGATGGATTTACAGACCTAGTCGCCGGACGAAGCTGGTTCCGTGGCGGCGACGGCAAGTCAGGTGGCAATTGGGAACCACGTCCGGTTCGTTCGATCGACGACTGGAATGGCTACGTTGAAAGCAATGGTGACTATCTGTTCGACGTCAACGGCGATGGCCGACTGGATGTGATCGCCGGTTCTTTCCTGCCCAGCGAAGTGCACTGGTATCAAAACCCAGGCGATGATGCGCTGCGATTGGGAAAAACGTGGCCCAAGCATTTGCTAGTGGACACCGGCAACTCAGCCAACGAAGGACAACTGCTGCAAGACATCGATGGCGACGGCCGACCAGAGTGGATCGTCAACAGTTGGAAAAATGATGTGCCTACCGTGATCTGGCGTTTGAGTGATCGTGAAAAACCAAACGCTGAAAACGGCGGTGCGATGTTTGACTTAGTCCCGCACACTCTCGGCGAAAAGGGCAATGGGCACGGCGTCGCGGTCGGCGACATCAGCGGTGATGGTCGACCGGACCTGTTGGTCGGCCAAGGCTGGTACGAACAACCGGCCGATCAACCATGGTCAGCACCGTGGACCTTTCACGCCGACTGGAAACTGCACTCGTCACTGCCAATGTTGGTAGTCGACTTGGACAAAGATGGCGACGGCGACTTGATCTTTGGCAACGGCCACGACTTCGGTTTGTTCTGGTGGCAAAACGATGGAATCCAAGGCACCGGTGACGACCGCAAGATCGCCTGGACTCCGCACGAAATCGACAAGTCCTACAGCCAACCGCACTCACTTGCCTGGGCTGACATCACCGGTGACGGCAACCCCGAACTGATCACTGGCAAACGCTACTTTGCACACAACGGAAAAGACCCCGGCGGAAATGAAATGCCGTGCATGTACTACTACGACTGGAACGCGAACGAAAAAACATTCACGCGTCACACGATCGAAGAGGGCCACGTTGGAACCGGGCTTCAAATTGTCACTGCTGACTTAAACGGTGACGCAAAGACCGACCTAGCGGTCGCTGGTAAAAGCGGCACTTACCTGTTGCTGGCCCAATGA
- a CDS encoding M64 family metallopeptidase, with the protein MRLSRFMFICAAASAIGAQAIGNAAELTTILNNGSSTNRVDVMFIGDGYTSTELGTTYTSHIDQAISYFFDTKDPFPRYKNFFNFHRVDVVSNESGADDPVNGITRDTALNATYNTNGIDRLLYFNTGIANAEVNSAIAGTGVDVDMRIGVVNSTKYGGGGGQWAVYAGGNASALEVAVHEVGHSFARLADEYFSPGTYTGSEPGEANVTADPALGKWDRWLGYTDPDNPSIGEIGYYEGGKYVENGIYRPSNNSLMRSLNRPLDAVGREAFIEKIYAEVDPLDAWTDTAATLSMFDDVWVDVIDESVINVQWLIDGIDSGMQGSMLDIAALGLADGNYTLTAKAYDNLLDSSFTGNTLDWWRLDDAPLTQSVSWNLSVVAVPEPGSFAFLVIGLTVPIAIRRRRR; encoded by the coding sequence ATGCGTCTCTCTCGCTTTATGTTCATTTGCGCGGCAGCCTCTGCAATCGGCGCTCAGGCCATCGGAAATGCGGCGGAGTTGACGACGATTTTAAATAACGGCAGTTCAACCAACCGCGTCGATGTCATGTTTATCGGCGATGGTTACACCAGCACCGAACTGGGTACGACGTATACCTCGCACATTGATCAAGCGATCAGCTATTTCTTTGACACGAAAGATCCGTTTCCACGATACAAGAACTTTTTCAATTTTCACCGCGTTGACGTGGTCAGCAACGAATCCGGCGCGGATGATCCGGTCAATGGAATCACTCGCGATACCGCACTCAATGCGACATACAACACGAACGGGATTGATCGTCTGCTGTACTTCAACACTGGAATTGCCAACGCCGAAGTGAATTCTGCGATTGCGGGTACAGGCGTCGATGTTGACATGCGAATCGGAGTCGTTAACAGCACCAAGTACGGCGGCGGTGGCGGCCAGTGGGCTGTTTATGCAGGCGGCAATGCCAGTGCGTTAGAGGTCGCCGTCCACGAGGTTGGACATTCGTTCGCAAGACTAGCCGACGAATACTTTTCCCCCGGAACTTACACCGGCAGTGAACCCGGCGAGGCGAACGTGACAGCCGATCCGGCACTTGGGAAATGGGACCGCTGGCTCGGGTACACAGACCCCGACAATCCCAGCATCGGCGAGATCGGTTATTACGAAGGCGGCAAGTACGTCGAAAATGGGATTTATCGCCCCAGCAACAATTCGTTGATGCGCAGTCTCAACCGGCCGCTCGATGCAGTCGGACGCGAAGCCTTCATCGAAAAAATTTACGCAGAAGTTGACCCACTGGACGCTTGGACCGACACAGCCGCGACACTGTCGATGTTTGACGATGTTTGGGTTGACGTGATCGATGAAAGCGTGATCAACGTTCAGTGGTTGATCGACGGAATCGACAGTGGCATGCAAGGATCGATGCTAGACATTGCCGCACTCGGACTGGCCGACGGCAACTACACGTTGACGGCAAAAGCCTACGACAACTTGCTGGACAGTTCATTCACGGGCAACACATTGGATTGGTGGCGGCTCGATGACGCTCCGCTAACACAATCCGTTTCGTGGAATCTTTCCGTGGTCGCCGTTCCAGAACCTGGCTCGTTTGCGTTCCTCGTCATTGGCCTCACGGTTCCGATCGCAATCCGCCGCCGTCGTCGCTAA